TTCTTAAGAAGCCTCTTGATGAGAACCACCTTCatgcatgtcatcccctctctctctcccacattttCTGTCTCCACCTTGGCTTTactattacaaataaaatacatatacaaAAAAACGCCCCccaaaattattatcataattttCCTTCCATATGCAATgacagaaaaatgtaaacatcacaAAATTTTGCAGTTGCGCCAAATATTAGACTCTAATGATACTAATGATAATAGACGGTTTCTCGTTgcatgttattttttattttagttttaaaccCACCTAATACACCAACAATATACATTATCTGATCCTGACACTGAAAATCTCCATATGTTCAGTCCAGTTGGCATATTGCTTCGAATCGTGCAGCAAAACAAATAGAGCAGAAAAATAAgactattttttattaatagtAAGTGTGGCCAAGAGAGGGAACCATCTTCTAGTTTGATCCCAGATCGATTAAATGTGCTTCAGTgtgaataaaattttaaatccaGGTCCACTGATTACCTCAAAACACCAACAACATaggaaagaaatgaaatgatgaCATGTACACACAGATTAGAGGCAGTGGAGACTGTTCACAAAGTAAATTTCATATTACATCACAAAGGACAGACACTGATGTGTAGGAAGGAAAGTCTACTGATAGCATTGAAACCATACCTCCTTGTTGTAAAATGCATTCCTTATGGTTTTTGCTttgctgatgtgtttttataatGGTGATATCATTATCTTAATAACCTTAATATAATTAATGAAAATTAACACTTTGATGTGTCCATccataatataatttaatatactATAATATCGTATCATATAATATCATAAAATGCTAGCACACAAAGTAATGCTGCTGTAAAGGGTAAAAAAATCCTTACAGTAACCCAATTAGTGGCAATTTGCACAGAGCAAAGATACTTTTGTAATCTGCCAAACTCctagctttttaaaaacacagttaagAATTTTTCCTTACATTTGCTGAAAGAATCATTCttacaattattgttacaatAAGGCCAAATCAGGACAAAAACTTTCAGAACAAGAGACTTTAACATTCAAGACTGAAGGCCAACATACGACCAACTTTGAAAATGGTCATGGTTGTTtatacagaaagacagaggatgCATGTTAAAATGCTAAAGCGTACAATTAAGATAAATACTTGATTTGGTGTTTGGGGAAAGCCAAGGGAACACAGCCATAGAGATTAGAAGCTTCACTTTACATCACATTTTCTTAAAATGGACACTGCTTGCTGTTTTAACAGGGTGCAGGACATTGTGTGGACAGGAGGTTTACATTGTCTATTTAGCTCaatttaaaacatgttacaaTGGCTACCGCAGTGCCGCTacagataattaaatgaaatgggGGACTTGCATGATTTCCAGATTACTCAGCTACAGGAAGCCTGGATGGCTTTCAGCTGGCTTTTCAGTGTCCGGGTCCCCCTGTGCTGGATGTGTGCGTGAGGCTCCTCTGGCTGCTGGTGTTCTTGAGGACGTAAGTGACAGAGTTGCTCTTGTGCTTGCTCTGTCGATCACAGCTACAGGAGGAGGCCGTCAGGTACTgtctacagcagcagaagaagcacTGCATCAGGTCATGGAATAGGTGACCAGCAAAGAACATGTAGATCCACGGGTTACAGCAGCTGTTGAGACTGGCCAGCAACATGGCAATGATAAAGGCCATGTCTAGGGAgagtgacagagaaagaaaacaataataTGCTTGGCATTTTGATGAATAGGTGTATTGTTACATATAAAATAGACCTAAAGAGAAACTAGAAAGTTAAAAAAGCATTGCCTGAAAGCATGATATATCTTATTCCTGTGTCATCGAGCTCCATTGTCATCAAAAATGACATCAATGATCCACATTGTTACACTGGTGTTTCTTAATTACTATGAACATTAGCactttattttgactcaatcccacatacaccataTTTACTCACACAAGGcaaatccacagctgaaaaatGTCCCCACTAAATACACAACGTCCTGCTGTTTGAGTAACTCAAGATTTCCATACTGAGATAGAGGGTTCGAGGCTGTGTTCCACAGGCAGGGTAGAGAAGTCAGACAGTATACTGAGGCTGGATCTTATAGAAGCCTCAAGCTTTTTTCCATTCCAGTAAGATGTAATCAACTGGTTGTGGGCTAAAGTTTGCTTTGTTTGATCTTTCAAGTTGCACTTTTAAGTGTTTTCATCCTTTGGTAGCGTCATGGCTGTAGGGATGGCTTCTgcacactttggtccagacctaaatatctcaacaacaattggatgaattgccatgGTACAGACGTTCATGGTCGCCCTGAAGATGAATTTAATAACTTGCATCCCTTcatagtgccatcatcaggttaGAATTTCACTTTGTCCAATATACAAGTTTATGACTTGCATAACTAACAACATTCCAATCAGCCTCAGGTGCACTTTGTgcttagtgctaattagcacatgttagcatgttaacaggCTAAGCCGGTAGCATAGTTGTAGATGCTTGTTAAAATTCTTGTTGTAACTGTTTTGAAGGGAATAACAGATGTTTAGAAGCGGCTAGAACCcatgtgttcaggtgtgttaaTCTACATTTCATCAAGTTAAATTCAAGgtaaaatgacacacacacacacacacacacacacgcgcacagtCAGGTGGCAGATTGTATCACCCCTGGACAGGTTTCTCTCCATTTAAAttctattttataaatataGTACACTTAATGCATAGAGAAATAAATGAACACACCAAAAACATTTGGGAATACAGCTGAAAAAATTATGGAAGGTTGATGGATGTGACACAAATAGGATTTTAAGTTGCTTGACACAAAAATGATAAATGGCTCCAGTTAGAAGAGGCTGTCCTGGATAGAAAAACAGTTTTCTCATTCATTCAGATGACTGAATTTCCAATCATTAGAGACACAGAGCACATTCAAGAGCACGCCTTTTGAAAAGCGGAAAGTGGACAACTTCCAAGTTATTTTGTCTTTGAATCCCTAATGGGGTGAGAGAGATTTAGTGTGAGTAGTCTTCTTCTCTCCTCAAGTGAAAATGCTAAGCTGTTCTGTTCATGGTGCTCTGGCTATCTATAGTACTTTGCTTTATTGTGAGAGGTGTGTAGCTGTGCGCAGTGTTCACCAAATAGCCCGTCAACATTATGAGACGTGTTCAAGAGATAAGTCAAACACCCTGTCTAGAGTTCTGAGATCATTTGGTGCTGTGGGGAGTGCATTTCTCAGAAGAGGAAATACCACAAAATGACATTCAAGCTATTTTCGTTTTAGTTTGCCCTGGTacactttttcttttacttgcAGTACATTCACCACTTTTGTGTGCTGCCAGATGTGAAAGACAGTATTCTTGGCTGTTTTTCTGTAATATCACGACATCCAAGTCTTCTGAGATTGAGGTtggaaaaaatggaaataggGTGAGGTTGAAATCAAAGAGAGCACTGCGATGATACAGCCATCACTCATCTGATAAAGAATATTCTGAGAAGATTTTCCTACTTATTAAGCTGAATAAACCATTAAAACCCATTGGGTTATCTAAGAAATGCTTTGCCAAAAAGAGGCTCGTTTTTCATGGCTTTTGAAAAGTTGACCTTTAGAGGATACATGGTTCTCACAGGGCAGTATTACACAATTTTATAGTTTAGTATTTCTCAGTATGACTGTGAAACTCATACAAATTATGTCCACATTGATGACATGTTATTCAGGGCATCTCAATGCTTTGGAAAATACCATTATGAAAAgtcataaaaaatgtttataatgCTAAATGGTAGTAAGAAATGCCACTTGTGGTGGATCAGATCAGTTCTGTAGAGAACTGCGCATGGATTCTTGGCTGtcatgtgtttattttcctAATGTTGTGCAAAACTGCTTGGAAGAGGACAAAAACAGGGAAATAATTGGCTTGGCTTATTCCGCCCTTTATCTAAATTTCTGGatgccttgaatgaacattgcTTTTGTCCCCTTTAATAGCAAACTCAAAAGATATGAGGGGCAGGTCTGACCAAACTATGCAGTGTAATTATATAAAGCACCAGTAGGAACAGAGATAGAAACTTTTTGATGTTCTGGTACATTTACTCTCCCGCTGACTTTCCTGAACTGATAACCACAGTAAATGACACTGTATTCACTGTGGGGAAGTCTGGAGTTAAACACCATTGTGTTGCCTTGGAAGTGAAGTGGATTGCTTATGCGTTCCCAGAGATATATTATGACGTGGAAGAATGACCTTTGTAGACACTTACTGCTGAAATAGTAGAGTAGAGTAATAGAGTTTTAgaaagaagtttgtttttttcatcacaAGGACTTATGGGCAATCATTCACCATATTAAATTTTGGGCAAACACAGTGCTCTGTTAATTGTGTCACTGAGCACTTGGCACACTATAAAATAGGGGTAATTTTTTCATAAACCAATATGTACAGACaaatcacagattttggtgtatATATCAGAGATTTATAACTGATTATAATTGAAACTgcattcaaattaaataaataaacaaacactgagGGTGACTTTACCTTCTCTTGGTGCAGCAGGATCCCATGCAGACCACATCTGGACAAAGAAGAAGGGAGTCCAGCACACAATGTAGGCAAGGACCACTACAAATGTCATTTTCACTGTGCGGATCTTTGCTTTTGAAATAAGCCTCACGCTGCTCACACGAGAGAGGGGATGGGCGCCTTTGGAGTGCCTTGGAGTGAGAGCCAGGAAGTGTTCCCTTCtcgtttttaaattaaaattctgCCATATTTTGAAGCATATCAAGCCATAGCAGATGCTTAAAATTGCCACTGGGAAAATGTAAATGCTGAGACTCATCCATGTGATGTATGCTTTGGCACCCCATGGCTGTATAAAGTCTCCCCAACAGTCATACACACCGTTCCCGACCTCCTTCAAAGAAAAAATGTAAGCTTGAGGAGTGCTGAATATCAGGCTGAGAGTCCAAGAGGCGATCACACAGAAGCGGTCCTTCCTCTTGTGCACGGAGCGAAGTGGCTGGCAGATTGCTAAGCACCTGTCGAGGGACATGAGGACGAGCATGTACGTGGATGCAAACATGCCCACGACCTGGAGGTATTTGACCAGCCTGCACAGTAAATCCGAGCCGTAGAAGCGAAATGTGATATCCCAAATGAGTTGCGGTAAGACCTGAAAAATTGCAACGACAAGGTCTGCGATGCTCAGGTGCTTCATGAAGTAATACATCCGAGACTGGCTGTGCTTGGTGGCGTGGATAGCCCACAGGACGCACAGGTTGCCCGTCAGAGCTAGCATCAGCACCAGGACCAGGACAGTAACTTCCACTTTGGCCACTTCTTCATTTCGTTTTAAAGGATTGACTGTGGTGTTTCCTAAATGGCTCTCATTTCCACGACTTGTTGAGTTGTTCCAGGAAACATTCTGCGCCCAACTATATTGCTCGCGTAAAAGGTCCTCCATCGTGCGTAAAAGCACCACTGTGGCGCAGCCAGCGGTCACATCACAAAAGCGATTCAAGACCGCTATCCTCTGTATCGTGGTGTAGTTGCCCTGTGCAATTTACTGTCCGCTCACTCCgttaaagttgtttttgtgatgtGCCCTCAGGTTAAATTACTGTAGGAAATATTTCAAAAGTCCGCGCTTTGgtctgcagagaaacaaaatgtgacACCTTTGTTGAAAAATATGAATTTCCACACCCATCTCAAATCTTTGAACTATAAAAACTTCCCagaaaaatgaaatgacaataaaaccGTATCGAGTGATTTTGTTCTGACGAACTTACCTTTGAAAAGATCCTTTGTTATTTTGGCACTGCAGTCCTCATCAGGCGCTGCGTCAAGTTTGGTGTCTGCTTTGCTGAAGCTCTGTGTCCTACCAATCTCAGTAACCCCCTCCCCACATGTTGTTTTCCTGTACAGGAAACTGTCTGGGTTGAGGATGAGCAGACTATGAGTTCAGGTTGTGACTTTGTGGTGtgctttaaaatcaaatgtcCCTTAACAACATTTGGGTGATGCTATCTTGAATTGCGCAGTGAGTCAATGCTTTTAGCGTCTACATTATTTGAAGTGATCCCTTGTTAGATTAAAAACGAGGAACATTCCTCTCAGATCCTAAAGAGCAGAAGAGCATCACTTGTTTTCTATGGAAAGCCACCAAAATGGAAAAGATGCAATGTTTGGAGCTGGTTGAATGTAATTGCTTTTAAGACCTCAAACTGGGGTTAGTCATTAAACCAGTGAGAGTGATTGAATTTTTTGTGCAATAGTTAGAGTCCAAACAGAACATCTATCAAAAAACTCCCTAGAGCCTTATTCAATTCCCCCAAAAGACTcctacagtaaactgaatactAACTCAAAATAATCATGCAGCACATTGAAGCAAAACACATCCAAAATGTTGTTCATTTCCATGCATTCCATCAAAATGGAGgctgttatttttgtttaaatgtcagacattttgtttttgaatgaaatCCTTTATGTATTCACATCcaatttaaaataatcatttgattGTTATTTCATTCCATTTGCACAGTAACTTAACCGTAACTGGCTtctcaacagaaaaacaaaactttatcTTGACTTCATGTTTCTGAAACTGGCACACttatgttatataaataaacataaatataattattaatatctgttaattaaattaatcagcCTGTCATTTTGGTGAATCTGggttttttcttattttgtttaccTACAAAGAGGAAGGTCATTGTGCTTTACCTTGAGAAAAATTTactattattgatttattgttctCTTCCATAAAAtgaacatctctctctctctctctccccccaactggtggaggcagatggcatTAGTCATAGTTATGCTGGAGGTTCCTGCCTCCTAAAAGGAAGTTTTTAAAAGGAAGCTTGCTCATTGCAATTGAACGTGAACATCACATGTacagtgtgaaaatgtttgttgCTTTTGATTTATTGGAATACCAGCTCATGTAACATAAAGTGCTGCAAACTACCAAACCAAGAAGAAACAAATAATTatagcaaataaataaataaataaataaataaatacagcgACACCTTGTAATTCATACCGCACCATGTAATACGCTATATTTTCAATCCAGGTTCTCCAATGAACCTACTTACTGTGTGATCGATAATTAGCCCTTTAAATTGTTTTACTTTGCTTATGCAGCACTCATCCCCAGGTGAAAGAATTTGAATACCTGATTAAATCAGTTTTGATTTGCCACACAAAAGAGATcact
Above is a genomic segment from Micropterus dolomieu isolate WLL.071019.BEF.003 ecotype Adirondacks linkage group LG18, ASM2129224v1, whole genome shotgun sequence containing:
- the LOC123987573 gene encoding isotocin receptor-like, yielding MEDLLREQYSWAQNVSWNNSTSRGNESHLGNTTVNPLKRNEEVAKVEVTVLVLVLMLALTGNLCVLWAIHATKHSQSRMYYFMKHLSIADLVVAIFQVLPQLIWDITFRFYGSDLLCRLVKYLQVVGMFASTYMLVLMSLDRCLAICQPLRSVHKRKDRFCVIASWTLSLIFSTPQAYIFSLKEVGNGVYDCWGDFIQPWGAKAYITWMSLSIYIFPVAILSICYGLICFKIWQNFNLKTRREHFLALTPRHSKGAHPLSRVSSVRLISKAKIRTVKMTFVVVLAYIVCWTPFFFVQMWSAWDPAAPREDMAFIIAMLLASLNSCCNPWIYMFFAGHLFHDLMQCFFCCCRQYLTASSCSCDRQSKHKSNSVTYVLKNTSSQRSLTHTSSTGGPGH